CGGAAAAATACTGTTATCGCTGAAAGCCATAAACCTAGTCCGAGGCTAAAGATAAAAACCTCAAAAATAATTATTGGAAAAAATAAAAGATTCCAAGAAAACTCAGCATTAGTAAAAACCATAACTAGCAATAAAGCACCAAGTGAGAAAAGTAAATTTACTAATGAGCTTCCAACTTTAGAAACTGTGAAAATATACTTTGGCACATACGTTTTTTTGATCAAGGAAGCATTTCCTGTAATTGAAGAAACGGACATATTTGTTGCCTCAGTCATGAAACTAAAAAGAAATTGTCCCGAGATCAGATAAAGTGGAAAATTAGGAATGTCAAAACGAAATAGATTAGAAAAAATAACGACAAGAACCATCATTAACATTAATGGGTTCAAAATACTCCATAGATACCCCAAATAACTGCGGCGGTACTTGAGTTTTACATCTCTTATGATAAGTTGTTTTAAAAGTTCATCGAATGCATAAAATCGGCGAAATTTGCCTACAAATTTATTTAGCATAATCTAGTCCTATCTATAATCGGATTTCGATTATACACGAATTAAATACAATATACACATACAAAAAGTGCGGTCAAAAATAACCGCACTTTTCTTGTTCAACAACTTAAATTCTGTTGTTTATGATTATGCATAATACATCTCAAACTCAACCGGATGTGGTGTCATATTTAAACGTTCTACTTCTTTACGTTTAATATTCATAAATGCTTCGATAAAGTCTTTCGCAAACACACCACCTTGCGTTAAGAATTCATAATCTTTTTCTAATGAATTCAACGCTTCTTCTAGCGAGCTCGCGACTGCTGGAATATCTTTTAATTCTTCCGGTGGAAGATCATAAAGATTTTTATCCATTGCATCGCCTGGATGAATTTTGTTCACAACACCATCAAGACCTGCCATTAATAATGCAGCGAAAGCAAGATATGGATTTGCCATCGGATCTGGGAAACGCGCCTCAATGCGGATTGCTTTCGGGCTAGTTACTGCCGGAATACGAATTGAAGCTGAACGGTTACTTGCAGAATAAGCCAACAATACTGGTGCTTCAAAACCAGGCACTAAACGTTTGTATGAGTTAGTACTTGGGTTGGTGAACGCATTTAATGCTTTTGCATGCTTAATGATACCGCCGATGTAATAAAGCGCGGTTTCAGAAAGCCCCGCATATTTATCACCTTGGAAAATGTTTTTACCGTCTTTGCTTAATGACATATTACAGTGCATACCAGAACCATTATCACCCGTAATTGGTTTAGGCATAAAGCAAGCGGTTTTACCGTGTTCTAAGGCAACGTTTTGCACCACATATTTATAGATTTGTGTTTCATCTGCTTTTAAGGTTAAGCTGTTGAATTTCGTTGCAATTTCGTTTTGACCTGCTGTTGCCACTTCATGGTGATGAGCTTCGATGACTAAGCCCATTTCTTCTAAAATTAAACACATTTCAGAACGAATATCATGAGCTGTATCAATTGGTGCCACCGCACAATAACCACCTTTCTTCAATGGACGATAAGCATTGTTGCCGCCTTCGTATTTTTTATTGGTGTTCCAAGCGGCTTCAATGTCATCAATGGCGAAAGAAGCACGGTTCATTGATACATCAAAACGCACATCATCAAATAAGAAGAACTCTGGCTCAGGACCAAAGAATGCCTGATCTGCAACGCCTGTTGAACGCATATAATTTTCTGCTCGAATAGCGATTGAGCGCGGATCACGATCATAGCTTTGCATGGTTGTTGGCTCATAAACGCTACAACGAATTGAAAGTGTTGGGATCTGCGCAAATGGATCGACTACTGCAGTCTCAGCGATTGGCATTAAAAGCATATCGGCTTTGTTAATGGTTTTCCAACCTTCAACAGAAGAGCCATCGAACATTTTGCCATCTTCAAACATATCTTCATCGACAAGGCTAACCGGGATGGAAACACCATGTTCTTTACCTTTAATGTCGGTGAAACGAAGTAGCACGAACTTAATATCGTTCTCTTCGATCAGTTTAAATACGTTGGCAATTGCATTTGCATTTGGCATAAGGAGTCCTCTATTTTGCTATGTGTATAATCTTTATAAAAATTAAAAGAGCATTATAACGCAATCGCTTGCCTTTTTCATAAGATTTATTTTATGTCTTGGCATAGCAGAGCAGCGAAATATCGTGTATAATTTTTGCCCTTTCGAGATTCTCGTAGAGTGGGTTTACTCACTAATTCAAACTACTTGGACTATTCGGTGGCATAAAAATTCCACCCTACAAAACTTAAACTTTAAGAACGTAATAAATGAAAAACGACATTGATATTAATAAATTGCGCAATATCGCAATTATCGCTCACGTTGACCATGGTAAAACCACCCTCGTTGACAAACTCCTTCAACAATCCGGTACATTTGAATCAACTCGTGGTGATGTTGATGAACGCGTAATGGACTCAA
The sequence above is a segment of the Haemophilus parainfluenzae genome. Coding sequences within it:
- a CDS encoding ABC transporter permease encodes the protein MLNKFVGKFRRFYAFDELLKQLIIRDVKLKYRRSYLGYLWSILNPLMLMMVLVVIFSNLFRFDIPNFPLYLISGQFLFSFMTEATNMSVSSITGNASLIKKTYVPKYIFTVSKVGSSLVNLLFSLGALLLVMVFTNAEFSWNLLFFPIIIFEVFIFSLGLGLWLSAITVFFRDVQYLWGVFISMWMYLTPLFYPVSIIPEEYQELYKNANPMYGYIEQFRDIVLHARFPQTDSILIGFGTAILVLVLGAWYFNKKQDEFILYI
- the glnA gene encoding glutamate--ammonia ligase; translated protein: MPNANAIANVFKLIEENDIKFVLLRFTDIKGKEHGVSIPVSLVDEDMFEDGKMFDGSSVEGWKTINKADMLLMPIAETAVVDPFAQIPTLSIRCSVYEPTTMQSYDRDPRSIAIRAENYMRSTGVADQAFFGPEPEFFLFDDVRFDVSMNRASFAIDDIEAAWNTNKKYEGGNNAYRPLKKGGYCAVAPIDTAHDIRSEMCLILEEMGLVIEAHHHEVATAGQNEIATKFNSLTLKADETQIYKYVVQNVALEHGKTACFMPKPITGDNGSGMHCNMSLSKDGKNIFQGDKYAGLSETALYYIGGIIKHAKALNAFTNPSTNSYKRLVPGFEAPVLLAYSASNRSASIRIPAVTSPKAIRIEARFPDPMANPYLAFAALLMAGLDGVVNKIHPGDAMDKNLYDLPPEELKDIPAVASSLEEALNSLEKDYEFLTQGGVFAKDFIEAFMNIKRKEVERLNMTPHPVEFEMYYA